The genomic segment TCAAAGTATCCAAAAGAAAAAATCATAGAGATAGAAGGTAAAAAAATATTAATGACTCACGGACACAAATACAATGTGAAATGGGAATATGATACAATTAAAAATATTGGTTTTCATAATAAAGTGGATGGGATTTTATTTGGACACACCCATATTCCATATTTAGAAGAAAATGAAGACCTTGTCTTAATGAATCCAGGTAGTATTACGTTGCCAAGAGAAAGTAGCACACCAACATATGGTATATTGGAAATAGAAAAAAACAAAAAAATGAAATGTGCCTTATGTCAATACACTTATGAATAATGATTTAAAAAATGATTCTTAGATATAAATTACACAGGAAAAAAGAATACAAATGTTGTTTAATATGGGTTTAAATAGGAAAAAAGGGTTTTATATAAGTTTATTAAAAAAAATTAGAAATAAGTGTTGACATTTATTAAGGGGCATTGTATAATTACTCTTGCGTCTAAGGAAAGATCAAAGGACGGGGTGTGGCTCAGCTTGGCTAGAGCGCTTGATTTGGGTTCAAGAGGCCGCAGGTTCGAATCCTGTCACCCCGATTTGTTCTGCGGGTGTAGTTCAATGGTAGAACACCAGCCTTCCAAGCTGGATACGTGGGTTCGATTCCCATCACCCGCTTGTGTGCCTGTAGCTCAGTTGGATAGAGCAGTGGCCTTCTAAGCCACGTGTCCGGGGTTCGAATCCCTGCAGGCACGTTTTCTTTAAGTAAGAAAACAAAAAAACAAGTGAATAATTTTTGCTAATAAGCACAAAATTAAAAGAGTAGATTTTAAAAACAATTATGGTGGGTATAGCTCAGTTGGTTAGAGCGCTAGATTGTGGCTCTAGAGGCCGTGGGTTCAAATCCCATTACTCACCCTGTTGGGTAGTCGCCAAGCGGTAAGGCACAGGATTTTGATTCCTGCATGCGAAGGTTCGAATCCTTCCTACCCAGTTATGTGGGCTACTAGCTCAGCTGGTAGAGCACTGGACTTTTAATCCAGGTGTCCCGGGTTCGAACCCCGGGTGGCTCACTTTATTTTAAAAGATTCATACAGTTACAACTTAATATCTGCGGGTATGGCGGAATTGGC from the Natranaerovirga hydrolytica genome contains:
- a CDS encoding metallophosphoesterase, whose product is MKILVISDTHNEINNVVKIIKNNKSIDMILHLGDVQSDYKKIKQYYFENITYVSGNCDYISKYPKEKIIEIEGKKILMTHGHKYNVKWEYDTIKNIGFHNKVDGILFGHTHIPYLEENEDLVLMNPGSITLPRESSTPTYGILEIEKNKKMKCALCQYTYE